In a genomic window of Nicotiana tabacum cultivar K326 unplaced genomic scaffold, ASM71507v2 Un00011, whole genome shotgun sequence:
- the LOC107773995 gene encoding putative mannitol dehydrogenase → MEKSPEELHPVMAFGWAARDTSGFLSSFKFSRRATGDKDVKLKLLYCGICHSDIHQLKNEWGSSLYPLVPGHEIVGEVTEVGIKVEKFKAGDKVAVGGYCGSCRSCENCTNNLENYCSKGIATYNAIYHDGTPTYGGYSNMIVVDEHFVFHVPENLPLATAAPLLCAGITMYSPLRYFGLDKPGLHIGVVGLGGLGHVGVKFAKAMGLKVTVISTSRNKQKEALERLSADSFLVSTDEDQLQAAMGTMDGILDTVSADHPIHPLIGLLKSHGKLIFLGAPEKPVELPVFPLLMGRKLVAGSGIGGMKETQEMLDFAAKHNITAEVEVIPMDYVNTALERLAKGDVKYRFVIDVAKTLKTE, encoded by the exons GGCAACTGGTGACAAGGATGTTAAATTGAAGCTTCTTTACTGTGGTATCTGTCACTCTGATATTCATCAGTTGAAGAATGAATGGGGATCTTCTCTATATCCTCTGGTCCCTGG ACATGAGATCGTGGGTGAAGTAACTGAGGTTGGTATCAAGGTAGAGAAGTTCAAAGCCGGGGATAAAGTTGCTGTGGGAGGGTATTGTGGATCATGTCGATCTTGTGAAAACTGCACCAACAATCTTGAAAATTATTGTTCCAAGGGAATAGCCACCTACAATGCAATCTACCATGACGGAACACCAACGTATGGAGGCTACTCGAACATGATTGTTGTCGATGAACATTTCGTCTTTCATGTCCCAGAAAACTTGCCCCTAGCTACTGCAGCCCCTCTTCTTTGTGCTGGAATTACAATGTACAGTCCGTTGAGATACTTTGGACTAGACAAACCAGGCCTTCACATTGGTGTAGTAGGTCTAGGTGGACTTGGTCATGTTGGTGTCAAGTTTGCCAAAGCCATGGGGCTAAAGGTGACAGTAATTAGTACATCTCGAAATAAACAGAAGGAAGCTCTTGAGCGCCTCAGTGCTGATTCGTTTTTGGTCAGCACGGATGAGGATCAGCTGCAG GCTGCTATGGGCACAATGGATGGCATTCTTGACACAGTCTCCGCAGATCATCCCATACATCCATTGATTGGGCTATTGAAGTCTCATGGGAAGCTTATATTTCTTGGTGCACCTGAAAAACCCGTCGAGCTACCTGTCTTTCCATTACTTATGG GGAGGAAGCTTGTAGCTGGAAGTGGGATAGGAGGGATGAAAGAGACACAAGAAATGCTTGATTTTGCTGCAAAACACAATATAACAGCAGAAGTTGAAGTCATTCCAATGGATTATGTAAATACTGCATTGGAGCGTCTCGCTAAAGGTGATGTTAAGTACCGTTTTGTCATTGACGTTGCCAAGACTCTTAAAACAGAATGA
- the LOC107773993 gene encoding elongator complex protein 4 — protein sequence MASSRPRGSSFSRNISSAATSQIPGVKLGPNGTSFLSSGIPDLDQILGGGFTLGSLVMVMEDPEAPHHMLLLRNFMSQGLVHKQPLLYASPERDPRGFLGTLPSPMASKDEKPHERPAEQDSNLRIAWQYKKYLGEQNSEVQRGGKAEYCNDFDVRKPLERHFYSGQRVDCISLRDSPNLVPLLERCAAFSSQISKSDGNITCAGRIAIQSLCSPQCDFSDKDWDMLSFIRTLKGMIRSSGAVAVISFPPSLVSPTFLKRWQHLADTLISVKAIPDEDKELAKLLTGYQDMLGLLSVHKVARINTQVPAILEATTFSIKLRKRRALILECLNQAPVDGSSGSSYGTSSSCSGSSKTGNLDF from the exons ATGGCTTCAAGTAGGCCACGTGGCAGCAGTTTCTCTCGAAACATATCTAGTGCAGCTACATCTCAGATTCCTGGAGTAAAGCTTGGTCCAAATGGCACATCATTTCTTTCATCAGGCATACCAGATCTTGACC AGATTTTGGGAGGTGGCTTTACTTTGGGAAGCCTAGTCATGGTAATGGAAGACCCTGAGGCACCTCATCATATGCTTTTACTGAGAAATTTCATGTCTCAGGGCCTGGTTCACAAGCAACCCCTGCTTTATGCCAGCCCGGAAAGAGATCCACGAGGCTTTCTTGGAACTTTGCCTAGCCCAATGGCTTCTAAGGATGAGAAGCCTCATGAACGGCCTGCTGAACAG GATTCGAATTTAAGAATCGCTTGGCAATATAAGAAGTATTTGGGGGAACAGAATTCAGAGGTCCAAAGAG GTGGAAAAGCTGAATATTGCAATGACTTCGACGTGCGAAAGCCCCTGGAAAGGCACTTCTATAGTGGGCAGCGGGTTGATTGCATTAGTCTTCGAGATTCTCCCAATCTAGTGCCTCTACTGGAACGTTGTGCAGCCTTTTCATCTCAAATCTCAAA ATCTGATGGCAACATCACATGTGCCGGTCGTATTGCCATTCAGTCACTATGTTCTCCTCAGTGCGACTTCTCTGACAag GATTGGGATATGCTTTCTTTTATAAGAACCTTGAAAGGTATGATTCGATCTTCGGGTGCAGTTGCGGTCATATCTTTTCCGCCCTCACTTGTCTCACCAACCTTTTTAAAGAGATGGCAGCATCTGGCTGATACCTTGATATCTGTCAAAGCAATTCCTG ATGAGGACAAGGAGTTGGCCAAGCTCCTCACTGGTTACCAAGATATGCTGGGCCTTCTGAGTGTACACAAAGTGGCTCGCATAAATACACAG GTCCCTGCAATTCTGGAAGCCACAACATTCTCAATAAAGCTGCGAAAGCGAAGGGCATTGATTTTAGAATGCCTTAATCAAGCCCCTGTTGATGGTTCAAGTGGAAGTTCATATGGTACTTCTAGTAGTTGTTCTGGAAGTTCTAAGACAGGGAACCTTGACTTCTAG